In Clostridium sp. DL-VIII, the following proteins share a genomic window:
- a CDS encoding MarR family transcriptional regulator: protein MEECKYESIKLDNQVCFSLYAASREIIKLYKPVLDKFNLTYTQYIAMLVLWEDEKSTVKDIGKRLHLDSGTLTPLLKKIEGMGLVTRYRDVNDDRVVIVELTEKGRSLKDEVTEVPNEIACKVKMPIEKLMVLKKHLDELLMNLER from the coding sequence ATGGAAGAATGTAAATATGAGAGTATTAAATTAGATAATCAGGTTTGTTTTTCATTATATGCAGCATCAAGGGAAATAATAAAATTATATAAACCTGTTTTGGATAAATTCAATCTCACATACACTCAATATATTGCAATGCTTGTCTTATGGGAAGATGAAAAAAGTACTGTAAAAGATATAGGGAAAAGACTACATTTAGATTCGGGAACACTAACTCCATTACTTAAGAAGATTGAAGGTATGGGATTAGTAACAAGATATAGAGATGTAAATGATGATAGAGTTGTAATAGTTGAGCTAACCGAAAAGGGAAGAAGTTTAAAAGATGAAGTAACTGAAGTGCCAAATGAAATAGCCTGCAAGGTAAAAATGCCAATAGAAAAACTTATGGTTTTGAAAAAACATTTGGATGAATTATTAATGAATTTAGAACGCTAA
- a CDS encoding NAD(P)/FAD-dependent oxidoreductase, whose protein sequence is MSDRYDIAIVGSGPAGLSAALNAKIRKKKFIIFGNKELTSKLAKAHEINNYLGFYKKSGKELQEEFCNHIKEMDISITEEKINNIYAMGDYFALMVNEKMYEATSVIIATGVEYGKLFDGEERLLGKGVGYCATCDAPLYKDKVVTIVSYNKHEEEEANFIASIASKVYYIPMYKEEVEVDSSIEIIRDVPVSILGEEKLNKLKLKNSEIDTDGIFILRDSISPGQLVPGLKITDNHIEVDRLMATSIKGCFAAGDVVGKPYQYIKSAGEGNIAALSAVSYVDSISKK, encoded by the coding sequence ATGAGTGATAGGTATGATATTGCAATAGTAGGAAGTGGTCCAGCAGGCTTGTCGGCTGCATTAAATGCAAAGATAAGAAAGAAAAAATTTATTATTTTTGGAAATAAGGAGCTTACCAGCAAGCTTGCAAAAGCTCATGAGATAAATAATTATTTAGGTTTTTATAAAAAGAGTGGAAAAGAACTTCAAGAGGAATTTTGTAATCATATAAAAGAAATGGATATAAGTATAACAGAAGAAAAAATTAATAATATATATGCAATGGGCGATTATTTTGCTTTAATGGTAAATGAAAAAATGTATGAGGCAACATCAGTGATAATAGCCACAGGAGTGGAATATGGAAAACTATTTGATGGAGAAGAAAGGTTACTTGGAAAAGGTGTAGGATATTGTGCAACTTGTGATGCACCTTTATACAAAGATAAAGTAGTTACAATAGTATCATATAATAAACATGAAGAGGAAGAGGCTAATTTCATCGCATCAATTGCATCGAAAGTTTATTATATTCCTATGTATAAGGAAGAAGTTGAAGTTGATTCATCTATTGAAATTATAAGAGATGTTCCGGTCAGTATTTTAGGAGAAGAGAAATTGAATAAGCTTAAGCTTAAAAATTCAGAAATTGATACTGATGGTATTTTTATATTAAGGGATAGCATTTCTCCAGGACAATTAGTACCAGGGCTTAAAATAACGGATAATCATATTGAAGTGGATAGATTGATGGCAACTAGTATAAAAGGATGTTTTGCAGCAGGAGATGTTGTTGGAAAGCCATATCAATATATTAAATCAGCAGGTGAAGGCAATATAGCAGCATTATCAGCAGTAAGTTATGTAGATTCAATTAGCAAGAAGTGA
- the trxA gene encoding thioredoxin has translation MKLVDSAEFRSQIESGVTLVDFSATWCGPCKMLAPVLEGLSGEMEDKVNFIKVDVDQSPDLASEFQISSVPTMIVFKNNEKVDQLIGFLPKEKIKEVIENNL, from the coding sequence ATGAAATTAGTAGATAGTGCTGAATTTAGAAGTCAAATAGAAAGTGGTGTTACACTTGTAGATTTTTCTGCAACTTGGTGTGGACCTTGTAAAATGTTAGCACCAGTGCTTGAAGGTTTATCAGGTGAGATGGAAGATAAGGTTAATTTTATAAAAGTTGACGTAGATCAAAGTCCAGACTTAGCAAGCGAATTTCAAATATCAAGTGTACCAACTATGATTGTTTTTAAAAACAATGAGAAGGTAGATCAACTTATAGGATTTTTACCAAAGGAAAAAATTAAAGAAGTAATTGAAAATAATTTATAA
- a CDS encoding M3 family oligoendopeptidase — protein sequence MELNWSLKEIYTSFESHEFEDDLVRIDKLIEDINLWADTIVKDRKNLIEKLEAYINKFELIKDLSSKLESFINFSLSVNTKDIDALKYSDILEKKLTNIVESSVKLERYISGIENIDEIINQSKLLKEHEFILKNVIEQSKYLLSEKEEAIIANMKNTGSNAWLKLKDNLISNLQVELEEDGELKEVPLTIVLNMAYDKDKEVRKKAYEAEINSYKKVEDGVAAALNAIKGEVLTVCNFRGYESPLDKTLKDSRLDEEALEAMLSAMRESLPMFRKYLRRKGEILGHKNGLPFYDLYAPVCEADMKFSYEEGTKFVEKNFRTFSDNLGDFAKKAINNNWIDVKPQEGKVGGAFCENLHFIGESRILLNYGDNFGDVVTLAHELGHGFHGECLKGESTLNSDYPMPIAETASTFCETIIKKAAIKEATKDEALAILETEISDCTQVIVDIYSRFLFEKYFFEARKESSLSVEKIKELMLQAQKEAYGDGLDPNFLHPYMWTWKPHYYDAEYNYYNFPYAFGLLFAKGLYAEYLKRGEEFTKDYEQLLAITGKNKLADVTKFMGIDISDKIFWENSLKTIEEDINKFIELSNKAQSNK from the coding sequence ATGGAATTGAATTGGAGTCTAAAAGAAATATACACATCGTTTGAAAGTCATGAATTTGAAGATGATTTGGTAAGAATTGATAAATTAATAGAAGATATTAATTTGTGGGCAGATACTATAGTAAAGGATAGAAAAAATCTAATAGAGAAATTAGAAGCGTATATAAATAAGTTTGAATTAATTAAAGATTTATCAAGCAAACTTGAAAGTTTTATAAATTTCAGCTTAAGTGTAAATACAAAAGATATAGATGCATTGAAATACTCAGATATTTTGGAAAAGAAATTAACTAATATAGTTGAAAGTTCAGTTAAATTAGAAAGATATATAAGTGGCATAGAAAATATTGATGAGATAATTAATCAATCTAAGCTGCTTAAAGAGCATGAATTTATTTTAAAAAATGTAATTGAGCAAAGTAAGTATCTATTAAGTGAAAAAGAAGAAGCAATAATAGCCAATATGAAAAACACAGGTTCTAATGCATGGTTGAAATTAAAGGATAATTTGATTTCAAATTTGCAGGTTGAACTTGAAGAGGATGGAGAGCTTAAAGAAGTGCCATTAACTATAGTATTAAATATGGCTTATGATAAAGATAAAGAAGTGAGAAAAAAAGCATATGAAGCAGAAATAAATTCTTACAAAAAAGTAGAAGACGGTGTAGCAGCAGCTTTGAATGCCATAAAAGGTGAGGTTTTAACAGTTTGTAATTTTAGAGGATATGAATCTCCTTTAGATAAGACGCTTAAAGACTCAAGATTAGATGAAGAAGCTTTAGAAGCAATGCTTTCAGCTATGAGGGAAAGTCTTCCTATGTTCAGAAAATATCTAAGAAGGAAAGGTGAGATATTAGGACATAAAAATGGTCTTCCATTTTATGATTTATATGCACCAGTTTGTGAAGCAGATATGAAATTTTCCTATGAGGAAGGAACAAAATTTGTAGAGAAAAACTTTAGAACCTTTAGCGATAATTTAGGTGATTTTGCAAAGAAAGCAATAAATAATAATTGGATAGATGTAAAGCCCCAGGAAGGAAAAGTTGGAGGCGCTTTCTGTGAAAATTTACATTTCATCGGTGAAAGCAGGATACTATTAAATTATGGAGATAACTTTGGAGATGTTGTAACTCTTGCTCATGAGCTTGGACATGGTTTTCATGGAGAATGTTTAAAAGGGGAAAGTACATTAAATTCAGATTATCCAATGCCTATAGCAGAAACCGCATCTACTTTTTGTGAAACAATAATAAAGAAAGCGGCAATTAAGGAAGCCACTAAAGATGAGGCTTTGGCTATTCTGGAAACTGAAATTAGTGACTGCACTCAAGTAATTGTTGATATATATTCTAGATTTTTATTTGAAAAATACTTTTTTGAAGCTAGAAAAGAAAGTTCATTAAGTGTTGAAAAGATAAAAGAATTAATGCTGCAAGCACAAAAGGAAGCATATGGAGATGGGCTCGATCCTAACTTTTTACATCCATATATGTGGACTTGGAAACCTCATTATTATGATGCAGAATATAATTATTACAATTTTCCATATGCATTTGGTTTATTGTTTGCAAAAGGATTATATGCTGAATATCTCAAAAGAGGAGAGGAGTTTACCAAAGATTATGAACAATTACTTGCTATTACAGGTAAAAATAAGTTAGCAGATGTAACAAAATTTATGGGAATAGATATTAGTGATAAAATATTTTGGGAAAATTCTTTGAAAACCATTGAAGAAGATATAAATAAATTTATTGAACTTAGTAATAAAGCACAATCAAATAAATAA
- a CDS encoding carbohydrate ABC transporter permease translates to MNVLRRSIGSIAANIITIFMSLIILIPIIVLFLNSFKNKGESNTMSLSLPKKWIFENYKTVIEQGKLVSSFFNSLLYATCSVVIIVFVVAAAAFVIARNRSGINNFIYYFIISGIAIPINNVALMKVLQALNLVNTRIGIILVYAAINIPLSLFLSYGFISTIPREIDEAAIIDGCGPVKLFIKIILPLLKPIISTLFVLNFMAVWNDFMMPLYYLNNSGKWPMTLAVYNFFGAFENSWNLVSADIILTLLPVLIVFILGQKYIVGGVAAGSVKG, encoded by the coding sequence ATGAACGTTTTAAGAAGATCTATTGGTAGTATAGCAGCAAATATAATAACAATATTTATGAGCCTAATAATTTTAATACCTATAATAGTGTTATTTCTTAATTCCTTTAAGAATAAAGGCGAATCTAATACAATGTCATTATCCTTGCCAAAGAAATGGATATTTGAAAATTATAAAACAGTAATAGAGCAAGGGAAATTAGTATCTTCATTTTTTAATAGTCTTTTGTATGCCACTTGTAGCGTTGTGATCATAGTTTTTGTTGTAGCAGCAGCAGCTTTTGTTATAGCGAGAAATAGAAGTGGAATTAATAATTTTATTTATTATTTTATTATTTCGGGAATAGCTATACCAATAAACAATGTTGCATTAATGAAAGTATTGCAGGCTTTGAATCTTGTAAATACTAGAATAGGAATTATTTTAGTCTATGCCGCAATAAATATTCCTCTTAGTTTATTTTTATCCTATGGATTTATATCAACTATTCCCCGGGAAATAGATGAAGCAGCGATAATCGATGGATGTGGACCGGTGAAATTATTTATAAAAATAATACTTCCATTATTAAAGCCAATTATATCAACGCTCTTTGTTTTAAATTTCATGGCAGTGTGGAACGACTTCATGATGCCTCTATACTATTTAAATAATTCAGGAAAGTGGCCAATGACTTTGGCTGTTTACAATTTCTTTGGAGCGTTTGAAAATTCGTGGAATTTAGTTAGTGCTGATATTATATTAACTTTACTTCCAGTTTTAATAGTATTTATACTTGGACAAAAATATATTGTTGGAGGAGTTGCAGCCGGCTCTGTTAAGGGATAA
- a CDS encoding sugar ABC transporter permease produces MDRKKIYPWYFTSGALVIFFLLCFLPGVIGILYSFTDWNNFTDKINFVGLKNYLEVFKGKPEYRMYIWNTVTFTVITTIMKTVVGLALALLLTQKVIKFKNFHRMVIFSPQVMSYLVVGLVFKSMLHPQTGFLNVFLKSLGLNFLAKNWLTDLNIVFPTVMSVDTWKGMGYIMVVIIAGLLSISPDYYEAASIDGANFWQKFRLITLPLLKPIIINVTILNVTYGFRVFDMIYSLTNGGPGNATGVINTAVYKEFSQGDYAMGTTLSSILFFALLFLVYFIIKSMENKEIDV; encoded by the coding sequence ATGGACAGAAAAAAAATATATCCCTGGTATTTCACCAGTGGGGCATTAGTTATATTTTTCTTACTTTGCTTTTTGCCAGGAGTTATTGGAATACTTTATTCATTTACTGATTGGAATAACTTCACAGATAAAATTAATTTTGTAGGCTTAAAAAATTACTTGGAAGTGTTTAAAGGAAAACCAGAATATCGTATGTATATATGGAACACAGTCACTTTTACAGTAATAACAACTATTATGAAAACTGTAGTTGGTTTGGCTTTAGCTTTACTTTTAACTCAGAAGGTAATTAAATTTAAAAACTTTCATAGAATGGTTATTTTCTCACCACAGGTAATGTCATATTTAGTTGTTGGTCTTGTATTTAAGAGTATGCTGCATCCACAAACTGGCTTTTTAAATGTTTTTTTAAAGTCACTTGGATTAAATTTTTTAGCTAAAAACTGGTTAACTGATTTAAATATAGTGTTTCCAACGGTTATGTCAGTAGATACATGGAAAGGAATGGGCTATATAATGGTTGTTATCATAGCTGGCCTCTTATCTATTTCTCCAGATTATTATGAGGCAGCCAGTATAGATGGAGCGAATTTTTGGCAGAAGTTTAGACTAATAACATTGCCTTTATTAAAGCCAATAATTATAAATGTAACTATACTAAATGTTACATATGGTTTCAGAGTATTTGATATGATTTACTCTTTAACAAATGGTGGACCGGGAAATGCAACTGGTGTAATTAACACAGCTGTTTACAAGGAGTTTTCACAGGGGGACTATGCAATGGGTACAACCTTATCTAGCATTCTATTTTTTGCATTACTATTTTTAGTTTACTTTATTATAAAATCTATGGAAAATAAGGAGATTGATGTATAA
- a CDS encoding ABC transporter substrate-binding protein — MNKRLVKLISTVSMTVLIGSSFAGCGSSNGGDASKSTSGNGEAITLTFGSHQSGLPDSGVVQDLAKDFEKETGIKIDFQISPDAQWRDLLKVKLDSGEAPDIFCADADPLNLVTRVNPEKYVQDVTDQDWVKRMDPNVLPSISYNNKVYGITFPGKKMYFYVYNKEIFQKLGLKVPTTYEEFKNVCQKIKDSGVTPIFEGTQNGWHQVLPLFETGAMYQEKHPDLYDKLNKNEEDLDSVPELLTIISELKECADLGFYGTDYLSNSVENAKEAMADGKAAMFIAESAWRNEVKADFPDFDVNKLGIFAMPWGDNQTIGVNPASNAYFINKNGKHVKEALQFFEFLARPENLQKRLDGQPGLSEVCWPEIKSKYSEEDKAYIDSLKKGMVMQAGVKYIDSQWMDIGKDLESMYTGASTPKQVLETIMNRRTEQAKLQKDPDWDK, encoded by the coding sequence ATGAATAAACGTCTAGTCAAATTGATTAGTACAGTTTCTATGACTGTATTAATAGGAAGTTCCTTTGCAGGCTGCGGGAGCAGTAATGGGGGTGATGCTAGTAAGAGCACTTCAGGTAATGGTGAAGCAATCACACTAACATTTGGTTCTCATCAATCAGGACTTCCAGACTCAGGGGTAGTACAGGATTTAGCCAAGGATTTTGAAAAAGAGACAGGAATTAAAATTGATTTTCAAATTTCACCTGATGCTCAATGGAGGGATTTATTAAAGGTAAAATTGGATTCGGGAGAAGCACCAGATATATTCTGTGCAGATGCTGATCCTTTAAACTTGGTTACAAGAGTTAATCCTGAAAAATATGTTCAGGATGTAACAGATCAAGATTGGGTAAAACGAATGGATCCTAATGTTCTTCCATCAATATCTTATAACAATAAAGTTTATGGAATTACTTTCCCAGGAAAGAAAATGTATTTTTATGTATACAATAAAGAAATATTTCAAAAGTTAGGTTTAAAAGTCCCAACTACTTATGAAGAATTTAAAAATGTATGCCAAAAGATAAAAGATTCTGGAGTTACTCCAATTTTTGAAGGAACACAAAATGGATGGCATCAAGTGCTTCCACTATTTGAGACAGGAGCTATGTATCAAGAAAAGCATCCGGATTTATATGACAAATTAAATAAAAATGAAGAGGATTTAGACTCTGTACCTGAATTATTAACTATCATTTCTGAGTTAAAGGAATGTGCTGATTTGGGTTTTTATGGAACAGATTATTTAAGTAATTCTGTTGAAAACGCAAAAGAAGCGATGGCTGATGGAAAGGCAGCTATGTTCATAGCTGAATCCGCATGGAGAAATGAAGTAAAAGCAGATTTTCCAGACTTTGATGTTAATAAACTTGGAATATTTGCAATGCCTTGGGGAGATAATCAAACAATTGGTGTGAATCCAGCTAGTAATGCATACTTTATTAATAAAAATGGTAAGCATGTAAAGGAAGCACTACAATTCTTTGAGTTTTTAGCAAGACCCGAGAACTTACAAAAGCGTCTCGATGGACAACCTGGATTATCAGAGGTATGCTGGCCAGAGATAAAATCAAAGTATTCTGAAGAAGATAAAGCTTATATTGATTCCTTAAAGAAAGGAATGGTTATGCAGGCTGGAGTTAAGTATATTGATAGTCAATGGATGGATATTGGAAAGGATTTAGAATCTATGTATACTGGGGCATCAACTCCTAAGCAAGTATTAGAGACCATTATGAATAGAAGAACAGAGCAGGCAAAACTACAAAAGGATCCTGATTGGGACAAATAA
- a CDS encoding sensor histidine kinase, which translates to MKHKLYFSQRIYLFIVYGFLVVTLLFFFFICFYYFYSENIYKTAKTNSETICTSIHNSISTELNSMSTVSMNIVYSNAIKKNFTSFSNSNEKQIDLENFSKSRENVLAIYDIITAIIGPFQSANQVNLYTLNGTCIGSGYFQGVINVDLNNIPWYSETLNKNGGKNIYLTNKLLNSPTKVENTANHSYLSLTRVFFNSTNEPEGIVEVLQDCNTVFNLISELKQKNPSISFYVYNDKNELIYPYSTTVDNNTNYMNTIKENNLAPSLGYFVTLNNKNDVLMSYQKIDSYNWTVVTVESKSVVFKSLQSFKEGFIFIIILSIIFTLFLCFLISSRLTHPLSALTNSTKKVTINSVLNKNETILAPINSNIIEISELYQSFLDMYDKLRASSHEILLLKSEETRAKLQATQSLINPHFLYNSLTTLSIMAEENMNKEIINICYALCDYLRYITTYDETAVPLKLEISYTEKYIECMKMRYRNDFIYTSNIDEQTKEILIPKLIVQPIVENVFKHGFTSSPPWNLKISSIIKDNKWLICVEDNGGCLTDEKKEQLLSTFNNLNRNEEFRSLKIGGMGLKNVYLRLQLLYNKDAIFLIDNSQKNKTVFIIGGPIHINKEDFYEQYTHI; encoded by the coding sequence ATGAAACATAAATTATATTTTTCTCAAAGAATATATTTATTCATTGTTTATGGATTCTTAGTAGTAACCTTATTATTTTTCTTCTTCATTTGTTTTTATTATTTCTACAGCGAAAATATTTACAAAACTGCTAAGACAAACTCAGAGACCATTTGTACTTCTATTCATAATTCAATATCTACTGAATTAAATAGTATGTCTACAGTATCCATGAATATAGTATATTCTAATGCTATAAAAAAAAATTTCACTAGTTTTTCAAATAGTAATGAAAAACAAATTGATCTCGAGAATTTTTCAAAATCTAGAGAAAACGTTTTAGCAATATATGATATCATTACTGCTATAATTGGCCCCTTTCAATCAGCAAATCAAGTTAATCTCTATACGCTCAATGGAACCTGTATTGGTTCTGGATATTTTCAAGGTGTAATAAATGTTGACTTAAATAATATTCCTTGGTATTCAGAAACTTTAAATAAAAATGGTGGCAAAAATATTTACCTTACAAATAAATTATTAAATTCGCCTACTAAAGTTGAAAATACTGCTAATCATAGTTATCTATCATTGACTCGTGTATTTTTTAATAGCACCAATGAACCTGAAGGCATAGTGGAAGTTTTGCAAGATTGTAATACTGTATTTAACCTAATATCTGAATTAAAACAGAAAAATCCTTCCATATCCTTTTACGTATATAACGATAAAAATGAATTAATTTATCCTTATTCAACTACTGTAGATAACAATACAAACTATATGAATACTATTAAAGAAAATAATTTAGCTCCATCGCTAGGATACTTTGTTACTTTAAATAATAAAAATGATGTATTAATGTCTTATCAAAAAATTGATTCATATAATTGGACAGTTGTTACTGTGGAATCTAAGAGTGTTGTATTTAAATCTTTACAATCATTTAAAGAAGGATTTATATTTATAATAATTCTTTCTATTATATTTACTTTATTCTTATGCTTTTTAATCTCAAGTCGTTTGACTCATCCATTAAGTGCATTAACAAACTCTACAAAAAAAGTAACTATAAATAGTGTATTGAATAAAAATGAGACTATATTAGCACCAATAAACAGCAATATAATTGAAATTTCCGAATTATATCAATCATTCTTAGATATGTATGATAAACTTAGAGCTTCTTCTCATGAAATTTTATTATTAAAATCGGAAGAAACACGTGCAAAACTTCAAGCTACTCAATCTCTTATTAATCCGCACTTTTTATACAATAGCTTGACTACATTAAGCATTATGGCCGAGGAGAATATGAATAAGGAAATCATAAATATCTGCTATGCTTTGTGTGATTATCTACGATACATTACAACATATGATGAAACCGCAGTTCCTCTTAAATTAGAAATATCATATACAGAGAAATATATTGAATGCATGAAAATGCGGTACAGAAACGATTTCATTTATACCTCTAATATTGATGAACAAACGAAAGAAATCTTAATTCCAAAATTAATTGTTCAACCAATAGTTGAAAATGTATTCAAACATGGTTTTACATCTTCTCCTCCATGGAATTTAAAAATTTCATCTATTATAAAGGATAATAAATGGTTAATATGCGTCGAAGATAATGGAGGATGTTTAACAGATGAAAAAAAGGAACAGCTATTATCTACTTTTAATAATTTAAATAGAAATGAGGAATTTCGCTCTTTAAAAATTGGTGGTATGGGATTAAAAAATGTTTATCTACGATTACAACTTTTATATAACAAAGATGCTATATTTTTAATAGATAATTCTCAAAAAAATAAAACGGTTTTTATAATTGGGGGGCCAATTCATATAAATAAGGAGGATTTTTATGAACAGTACACACATATATAA
- a CDS encoding response regulator codes for MNSTHIYKFIVVEDEPLIRQNIIKKINSLSIPFQLAGEASNGEKAVSLIEELYPSLVITDIKMPQYDGIELIKYLYKNHPHIKTVILSGYNDFKYAQTALKYGVKDFLLKPIRIEELSTALQNVLLILESENKEISSFSVDHNNLKPEDLSQLLENYLLSNYSSITSVHEIAEKFGFTNEYLSKIFKKHTGVTLIKYITKIRLNEAKQLLINQPELEIKKIGELIGYKDAFYFSRVFKSNVGVYPSDYRLKYLYSK; via the coding sequence ATGAACAGTACACACATATATAAATTTATAGTTGTTGAGGACGAGCCACTTATAAGGCAAAATATAATAAAAAAAATCAACTCTTTATCTATACCATTTCAATTAGCTGGAGAAGCTAGCAACGGAGAAAAAGCTGTTTCTCTCATAGAAGAACTCTATCCTTCTCTAGTTATAACTGATATAAAAATGCCTCAATATGATGGAATAGAATTAATTAAATATTTATATAAAAATCATCCTCATATTAAAACTGTTATATTAAGTGGATATAATGATTTTAAGTATGCCCAGACAGCATTGAAATATGGTGTTAAAGATTTTTTATTAAAGCCAATAAGAATTGAAGAACTTAGTACAGCTCTTCAAAATGTGCTTCTCATACTTGAATCTGAAAATAAAGAAATATCTTCCTTTTCAGTTGATCATAACAATTTAAAACCTGAAGACTTAAGCCAGCTTTTAGAAAATTATTTACTTAGTAATTATTCCTCTATAACATCTGTTCATGAAATTGCTGAAAAATTTGGATTTACAAATGAATATTTGAGTAAAATATTTAAAAAGCACACAGGCGTAACGCTAATAAAATATATAACTAAAATCCGCCTTAATGAAGCTAAACAGCTTTTAATTAATCAGCCTGAACTTGAGATAAAAAAAATTGGAGAATTAATAGGATATAAGGATGCCTTTTACTTTAGCCGTGTATTCAAATCAAATGTAGGAGTATATCCTAGCGATTATAGATTAAAGTATTTATATTCAAAATGA
- a CDS encoding O-acetylhomoserine aminocarboxypropyltransferase/cysteine synthase family protein — translation MSNQERKLKFETLQLHVGQEQPDPATDSRAVPIYQTTSYVFKNSAHAAARFGLADAGNIYGRLTNSTQDVFEKRVAALEGGIAGLAVASGAAAITYAFQNITSVGDHIVAAKTIYGGSYNLLANTFPTHGVTTTFVDPEDLANFEDAIQDNTKAIFIESLGNPNSNIIDVDALAEIAHKHKIPLIVDNTFGTPYLFRPIEHGADVVVHSATKFIGGHGTSLGGVIVDSGKFDWIASGKFPQLSEADPSYHGIKFAEAVGAAAYITRIRAVILRDTGACISPFNAFILLQGLETLSLRVERHVENTLKVVDFLKNHPKVESVNHPSLPDNPDNALYKKYFPNGAGSIFTFEVKGSAKEAQEFIDKLQIFSLLANVADVKSLVIHPASTTHSQMNETELAESGIKPNTVRLSIGTEHIDDIIYDLSQALGE, via the coding sequence ATGAGTAATCAAGAAAGAAAATTAAAATTTGAAACATTACAACTTCATGTTGGACAAGAACAACCAGATCCAGCTACAGATTCAAGAGCAGTACCAATTTATCAAACAACTTCCTATGTATTTAAAAATTCAGCACATGCAGCTGCAAGATTTGGGTTAGCAGATGCTGGAAATATATATGGAAGATTAACTAATTCTACTCAAGATGTCTTTGAAAAACGTGTTGCAGCACTAGAAGGTGGAATTGCAGGACTTGCAGTAGCATCAGGAGCAGCAGCAATAACATATGCATTCCAAAATATTACAAGTGTTGGGGATCATATAGTAGCAGCAAAAACTATATATGGAGGATCATATAACTTGTTAGCCAATACTTTTCCGACTCATGGAGTTACAACAACATTTGTAGATCCAGAAGATCTAGCAAATTTTGAAGATGCTATTCAAGATAATACGAAAGCTATATTTATAGAATCTCTTGGAAATCCCAATTCAAATATTATAGATGTTGATGCACTTGCAGAAATTGCTCATAAGCATAAAATACCATTAATAGTTGATAATACATTTGGAACACCATATTTATTTAGACCAATTGAACATGGAGCAGATGTTGTTGTTCATTCAGCAACAAAGTTTATTGGAGGACATGGTACATCATTAGGTGGTGTTATTGTAGATTCAGGAAAATTTGATTGGATAGCTTCAGGAAAGTTCCCACAATTAAGCGAGGCAGATCCAAGCTATCATGGAATTAAATTTGCAGAAGCAGTAGGAGCAGCAGCATATATAACTAGAATTCGTGCGGTTATATTAAGAGATACCGGAGCATGCATAAGTCCATTTAATGCATTTATTTTATTACAAGGATTAGAAACTCTTTCTCTAAGAGTTGAACGTCATGTGGAAAATACTTTAAAGGTAGTAGATTTCTTAAAAAATCATCCAAAGGTTGAAAGTGTAAATCATCCATCATTACCAGATAACCCTGATAATGCATTATATAAAAAGTATTTTCCTAATGGCGCAGGATCAATTTTTACATTTGAAGTTAAAGGAAGTGCTAAGGAAGCACAGGAATTCATAGATAAGTTACAAATATTCTCTTTACTTGCTAATGTAGCTGATGTTAAATCGTTAGTAATTCATCCAGCTAGTACAACTCATTCACAAATGAATGAAACTGAATTAGCTGAATCAGGAATTAAGCCAAATACAGTTCGTCTTTCAATTGGAACTGAACACATTGATGATATAATTTACGATTTATCTCAAGCTTTAGGAGAATAA